A single window of Scyliorhinus torazame isolate Kashiwa2021f chromosome 29, sScyTor2.1, whole genome shotgun sequence DNA harbors:
- the LOC140403729 gene encoding 40-kDa huntingtin-associated protein-like: MQLLAQEKGLQVPGTCTPVGAFLDVIARCEVSRVLLLMLFQPPPQKLLLEHAHTLEKYDWESFDSHNQVNYLPENIFLLLQSVVMACQEKDLESLKVLQVELWPLLTPEQNHLLHLVLQEVLTPSGRGV, translated from the exons ATGCAGCTTCTGGCGCAGGAGAAAGGATTACAGGTGCCGGGGACCTGCACCCCTGTAG GTGCCTTTCTGGATGTCATTGCTCGATGTGAGGTCTCCCGAGTCCTGCTGCTGATGCTGTTTCAG CCTCCACCACAGAAGTTGCTGCTGGAGCACGCTCACACACTGGAGAAGTATGACTGGGAATCATTCGACAGCCACAACCAAG TGAATTATCTTCCTGAGAATATTTTCCTGCTGCTGCAGTCGGTTGTG ATGGCCTGCCAGGAAAAAGATCTTGAGTCCTTAAAAGTTCTCCAGGTGGAGCTCTG GCCACTGCTGACCCCTGAACAGAACCACCTGCTGCATCTGGTCCTCCAGGAGGTCCTGACACCATCAGGCCGAGGTGTCTGA